In Helianthus annuus cultivar XRQ/B chromosome 3, HanXRQr2.0-SUNRISE, whole genome shotgun sequence, a single window of DNA contains:
- the LOC110929643 gene encoding transmembrane protein 184 homolog DDB_G0279555 codes for MNRKEQTLFGSGACVAITVILSLKLLIDHVLNWKKPKEQKAIVVIILMAPIYAIDSYVGLIEIRGSETFFELLDSIKECYEALVMAKFLALLYTYLDISISKNIVPDDIKGRVIHHSFPMTLFQPHKVYLNHHKLKLLKYWTWQFVVIRPVCSVVMIVLQLLEIYPDWLSWTITIILNISVSLALYALVAFYHVFAKELAPHNPLAKFLCVKGIVFFCYWQGVLLSILAAMDILTPEHYWLDAAHVQQALQNILVVVEMIFFSIFQMYAYSAAPYKGKVVKEKKKE; via the exons ATGAATCGCAAAGAGCAAACCCTATTTGGTTCCGGAGCCTGTGTAGCGATCACAGTCATTTTATCGTTAAAATTACTGATCGATCACGTCCTAAATTGGAAGAAACCGAAGGAACAAAAGGCGATCGTTGTTATCATCCTCATGGCACCTATCTATGCTATTGATTCATATGTTGGTTTGATCGAAATTCGTGGCAGTGAAACCTTTTTTGAGTTGTTGGATTCCATCAAAGAATGCTACGAGGCTTTG GTGATGGCCAAATTCTTGGCTTTGTTGTATACTTACTTGGATATATCTATAAGCAAGAATATTGTACCTGATGATATCAAAGGAAGAGTTATTCACCATTCATTCCCAATGACTCTTTTCCAA CCTCATAAAGTCTATCTGAACCATCACAAACTGAAACTCCTCAAGTATTGGACATGGCAATTTGTAGTGATCCGGCCCGTGTGCTCTGTCGTAATGATCGTTCTTCAGCTCCTTGAAATATACCCTGATTGGCTGAGCTGGACAATCACTATTATCTTAAACATATCGGTTTCATTGGCGTTGTATGCCCTTGTGGCTTTCTACCATGTATTCGCTAAAGAATTAGCCCCACATAACCCTCTTGCAAAGTTTTTATGTGTCAAAGGGATTGTCTTCTTCTGTTATTGGCAG GGAGTGTTGCTAAGTATTTTGGCGGCAATGGATATACTCACGCCTGAACATTATTGGCTAGATGCAGCACATGTTCAGCAAGCACTTCAAAACATACTGGTGGTTGTGGAGATGATATTTTTTTCGATATTTCAAATGTATGCGTATAGTGCTGCTCCATACAAAGGCAAAGTTGtcaaagaaaagaagaaagaatgA
- the LOC110929644 gene encoding uncharacterized protein LOC110929644, whose product MGFWDAVYYTGDLIKGITPSLSTVKHAGSAACSYTYAAVTKIDQVVRVDGIEKLPQYWPDDEKRAQIGLFTTTLAKNAGKYAVCEGFKHIPGATVASKLASDTMREVKQQNHKDGLKSVQAKMDKLEKDLMKSTSQPEILDQNGNLSSANAIEGGSETKDMINTFMKTEFVGNHMFRDLMVPKIARIENTNE is encoded by the exons ATGGGGTTTTGGGACGCCGTATACTACACCGGCGATCTGATCAAGGGGATCACACCAAGCCTGTCAACGGTGAAACATGCAGGCAGTGCAGCTTGCAGTTACACTTACGCCGCCGTCACTAAGATCGATCAAGTGGTCCGAGTCGATGGCATCGAGAAGCTGCCTCAGTACTGGCCCGATGATGAAAAACGAGCTCAGATCGGCCTTTTTACCACCACACTTGCAAAGAACGCCGGCAAATACGCCGTCTGTGAAGGCTTCAAACACATTCCCG GTGCAACCGTGGCCTCTAAGTTGGCTTCAGACACAATGCGTGAAGTGAAACAACAAAATCATAAGGATGGATTGAAATCAGTGCAAGCAAAGATGGATAAATTGGAGAAAGACTTGATGAAATCAACCTCACAACCAGAAATCTTGGACCAAAATGGGAACTTAAGCTCTGCAAATGCAATTGAAGGCGGGTCTGAGACTAAAGACATGATTAACACGTTCATGAAGACTGAGTTTGTAGGAAACCACATGTTTCGTGACTTGATGGTCCCTAAGATTGCTCGTATCGAAAACACAAACGAGTAG